A window of Actinomadura rubteroloni contains these coding sequences:
- a CDS encoding MerR family transcriptional regulator: protein MESLKSGGLRTADVARHAGCSVQQVRNLERDGVLPPAERTDAGHRVYREVHARSALAYRALAAGTGPVEAKEIVRAVHRSPARALALLDAAHARLHAERNRIARAREAAGAISGEPLADVRAADAMSVSELAGALGVRASTLRHWDAEGLVVPDRDPGRGARRYTPAQVRDARIVHQLRTAGYRVPALRALVPALRQGRRPEDLARALDARSADVAGRSRALLDGAAALSSVLAAWEHDEAPPGGAPGGASCDGAKARTLRG from the coding sequence GTGGAAAGCCTCAAATCGGGGGGTCTGCGGACGGCCGACGTCGCCCGGCACGCCGGGTGCTCCGTCCAGCAGGTGCGCAACCTCGAACGGGACGGCGTCCTGCCGCCCGCGGAGCGGACCGACGCGGGCCACCGCGTCTACCGCGAGGTCCACGCGCGGTCGGCGCTGGCCTACCGGGCGCTCGCGGCGGGGACGGGGCCGGTGGAGGCGAAGGAGATCGTCCGTGCCGTCCACCGGTCCCCCGCGCGGGCGCTCGCGCTCCTGGACGCGGCGCACGCCCGGCTCCACGCGGAGCGGAACCGGATCGCGCGGGCCCGGGAGGCGGCCGGGGCGATCTCCGGCGAGCCCCTCGCCGACGTCCGGGCAGCGGACGCCATGAGCGTCTCCGAACTCGCCGGCGCGCTCGGCGTGCGCGCCTCGACGCTGCGGCACTGGGACGCGGAGGGGCTCGTCGTCCCCGACCGCGATCCCGGGCGGGGCGCCCGGCGCTACACGCCCGCCCAGGTGCGGGACGCGCGGATCGTCCACCAGTTGCGCACGGCGGGGTACCGCGTGCCCGCCCTGCGCGCCCTCGTCCCCGCGCTGCGGCAGGGGCGGCGGCCCGAGGACCTCGCCCGGGCGCTCGACGCGCGGAGCGCCGACGTCGCGGGCCGCTCCCGCGCCCTCCTGGACGGCGCTGCCGCGCTCAGCTCCGTCCTCGCCGCCTGGGAACACGACGAGGCCCCTCCCGGCGGTGCGCCGGGAGGGGCCTCGTGCGACGGTGCGAAAGCCCGCACCCTCAGGGGCTAG
- the rplC gene encoding 50S ribosomal protein L3 produces the protein MSTQRKGVLGEKLGMTQVFDDEGRIVPVTVVQAGPCVVTQIRTQETDGYTAVQIGYGQIDPRKVNKPRKGHFEKAGVTPRRYLTELRLDDTTEYELGQEITAGVFETGQRIDVTGTSKGKGTAGVMKRHGFKGLGASHGTQRKHRSPGSIGGCATPGRVFKGLRMAGRHGNARTTVQNLTVHAIDTEKNLLLIKGAVPGPNGGLVLVRDAVKGTGK, from the coding sequence ATGAGTACGCAGAGGAAGGGCGTCCTGGGCGAGAAGCTCGGCATGACCCAGGTCTTCGACGATGAGGGCCGGATCGTTCCGGTGACCGTCGTCCAGGCCGGGCCGTGTGTCGTCACCCAGATCCGTACGCAGGAGACGGACGGCTACACGGCCGTCCAGATCGGCTACGGGCAGATCGACCCCCGCAAGGTGAACAAGCCGCGCAAGGGTCACTTCGAGAAGGCGGGCGTGACTCCGCGCCGCTACCTCACCGAACTGCGACTGGACGACACCACCGAGTACGAACTCGGCCAGGAGATCACCGCCGGCGTCTTCGAGACCGGTCAGCGCATCGACGTGACCGGCACCAGCAAGGGCAAGGGCACCGCGGGCGTCATGAAGCGCCACGGCTTCAAGGGCCTCGGCGCGTCGCACGGCACCCAGCGCAAGCACCGCTCGCCGGGTTCCATCGGCGGCTGCGCGACCCCCGGCCGCGTCTTCAAGGGCCTGCGGATGGCCGGTCGTCACGGCAACGCGCGCACGACCGTGCAGAACCTGACGGTCCACGCCATCGACACCGAGAAGAACCTGCTGCTCATCAAGGGTGCGGTTCCCGGTCCGAACGGCGGCCTCGTCCTCGTCCGCGACGCAGTGAAGGGGACGGGCAAGTGA
- a CDS encoding DNA-directed RNA polymerase subunit beta': MLDVNFFDELRIGLATADDIRQWSHGEVKKPETINYRTLKPEKDGLFCEKIFGPTRDWECYCGKYKRVRFKGIICERCGVEVTRAKVRRERMGHIELAAPVTHIWYFKGVPSRLGYLLDLAPKDLEKIIYFAAYMITSVDAERRDRDLPTLEAHISVERQQIEQARDAQVEARQQKLEGDLAELEEAGAKADQKRKVRDGAEREMKQLRDRAQRELDRLDEVWSRFKNLKVQDLEGDELLYREMRDRFGKYFEGGMGAAAIQARLQNFDLDAEAEKLREIIRTGKGQKKARALKRLKVVSAFLNTRNSPLGMVLDCIPVIPPDLRPMVQLDGGRFATSDLNDLYRRVINRNNRLKRLLDLGAPEIIVNNEKRMLQEAVDALFDNGRRGRPVTGPGNRPLKSLSDMLKGKQGRFRQNLLGKRVDYSGRSVIVVGPQLKLHQCGLPKQMALELFKPFVMKRLVDLNHAQNIKSAKRMVERARPVVWDVLEEVITEHPVLLNRAPTLHRLGIQAFEPQLVEGKAIQIHPLVCTAFNADFDGDQMAVHLPLSAEAQAEARILMLSTNNILKPSDGKPVTMPTQDMVIGLYWLTTQKDGATGEGRAFGSISEAIMAYDRDELTMQATIQIRLKDVPPPREWTAPEGYEPGQPYRLETTLGRALFNETLPADFPFVNAEVGKKQLSAIVNELAETYPKVEVANALDALKAVGFHWATRSGVTISIEDVVTPPNKQEILTSYEMRADKVQREFNRGLITDDERKQELIGIWNDATRDVAMDMEKAFPKANPIWMMIQSGARGNPLQLRQIAGMRGLVSNPKGETIPRPIKSSFREGLSVVEYFISTHGARKGLADTALRTADSGYLTRRLVDVAQDVIVREEDCGTDRTIPFEVAERAPDGSLVKLATSETSLVGRTIAEDVEVDGTVLFPADTDLSDTVVERLVAAGVEKVRTRSALVCEAKIGVCAACYGRSLATGKRVDVGEAVGIIAAQSIGEPGTQLTMRTFHTGGVAGGDITHGLPRVTELFEARIPKGVAPISEVAGRVKIDETEKTRKIVIVPDDGSEEVAYPVPMRSRLEEGVREGAHVDVGQQLIRGAQNPHEVLRILGPRAVQLHLVQEVQEVYRSQGVSIHDKHIEIIVRQMLKRVNILESGDTDLLPGDLVERPLFEETNRGVVAEGGVPAAGRPVLMGITKASLATESWLSAASFQETTRVLTEAAMHAKSDPLLGLKENVIIGKLIPAGTGMPQYRNVRVEPTEEAKAAVYSVGSYDDGAEYAFGQGSGEAVPLEEYDFGQYNR, from the coding sequence TTGCTTGACGTCAACTTCTTCGACGAGCTTCGCATCGGCCTCGCGACCGCCGACGACATCCGCCAGTGGTCGCACGGCGAGGTGAAGAAGCCGGAGACGATCAACTACCGGACCCTCAAGCCGGAGAAGGACGGGCTCTTCTGCGAGAAGATCTTCGGCCCGACCCGCGACTGGGAGTGCTACTGCGGCAAGTACAAGCGCGTCCGGTTCAAGGGCATCATCTGTGAGCGCTGCGGCGTCGAGGTGACCCGGGCCAAGGTGCGCCGTGAGCGGATGGGCCACATCGAGCTGGCCGCGCCGGTCACGCACATCTGGTACTTCAAGGGCGTCCCGTCGCGCCTGGGGTACCTGCTGGACCTCGCCCCGAAGGATCTCGAGAAGATCATCTACTTCGCGGCGTACATGATCACCAGCGTGGACGCGGAGCGGCGCGACCGTGACCTGCCCACGCTGGAGGCGCACATCTCGGTGGAGCGCCAGCAGATCGAGCAGGCCCGCGACGCGCAGGTCGAGGCCCGCCAGCAGAAGCTGGAGGGCGACCTCGCCGAGCTGGAGGAGGCCGGCGCCAAGGCCGACCAGAAGCGCAAGGTGCGCGACGGCGCCGAGCGCGAGATGAAGCAGCTCCGCGACCGTGCCCAGCGCGAGCTGGACCGCCTCGACGAGGTGTGGAGCCGCTTCAAGAACCTCAAGGTCCAGGACCTGGAGGGCGACGAGCTGCTGTACCGCGAGATGCGGGACCGGTTCGGCAAGTACTTCGAGGGCGGGATGGGCGCCGCCGCCATCCAGGCGCGGCTCCAGAACTTCGACCTCGACGCCGAGGCCGAGAAGCTCCGCGAGATCATCCGCACCGGCAAGGGGCAGAAGAAGGCCCGCGCGCTGAAGCGGCTCAAGGTCGTCTCGGCGTTCCTCAACACGCGCAACAGCCCGCTCGGCATGGTGCTGGACTGCATCCCGGTCATCCCGCCGGACCTGCGCCCGATGGTGCAGCTCGACGGCGGCCGGTTCGCGACGTCCGACCTCAACGACCTGTACCGCCGGGTCATCAACCGCAACAACCGCCTCAAGCGTCTGCTCGACCTCGGCGCGCCCGAGATCATCGTGAACAACGAGAAGCGGATGCTGCAGGAGGCCGTGGACGCGCTGTTCGACAACGGCCGTCGCGGACGTCCGGTCACCGGGCCGGGCAACCGCCCGCTGAAGTCGTTGTCGGACATGCTGAAGGGCAAGCAGGGCCGGTTCCGCCAGAACCTGCTCGGCAAGCGCGTCGACTACTCCGGCCGGTCGGTCATCGTCGTCGGCCCGCAGCTCAAGCTGCACCAGTGCGGCCTGCCCAAGCAGATGGCGCTGGAGCTGTTCAAGCCGTTCGTGATGAAGCGCCTGGTCGACCTGAACCACGCGCAGAACATCAAGAGCGCCAAGCGGATGGTCGAACGCGCCCGTCCGGTGGTGTGGGACGTGCTGGAAGAGGTCATCACCGAGCACCCGGTGCTGCTGAACCGCGCGCCGACCCTGCACCGTCTCGGCATCCAGGCGTTCGAGCCGCAGCTCGTCGAGGGCAAGGCCATCCAGATCCACCCGCTCGTCTGCACGGCGTTCAACGCCGACTTCGACGGCGACCAGATGGCCGTCCACCTGCCGCTGTCGGCGGAGGCGCAGGCCGAGGCGCGGATCCTGATGCTGTCCACCAACAACATCCTGAAGCCGTCGGACGGCAAGCCCGTCACCATGCCCACCCAGGACATGGTCATCGGCCTGTACTGGCTGACGACGCAGAAGGACGGCGCCACGGGCGAGGGCCGCGCGTTCGGCTCGATCTCCGAGGCGATCATGGCCTACGACCGTGACGAGCTCACGATGCAGGCCACGATCCAGATCCGGCTCAAGGACGTCCCGCCGCCGCGCGAGTGGACGGCGCCCGAGGGCTACGAGCCCGGACAGCCCTACCGGCTGGAGACGACGCTGGGCCGCGCGCTGTTCAACGAGACGCTGCCCGCCGACTTCCCGTTCGTGAACGCCGAGGTCGGCAAGAAGCAGCTCTCGGCGATCGTCAACGAGCTGGCCGAGACCTACCCCAAGGTCGAGGTCGCGAACGCGCTGGACGCCCTGAAGGCGGTCGGGTTCCACTGGGCCACGCGGTCCGGTGTGACGATCTCCATCGAGGACGTGGTGACCCCGCCGAACAAGCAGGAGATCCTCACCTCGTACGAGATGCGCGCGGACAAGGTGCAGCGCGAGTTCAACCGCGGTCTGATCACCGACGACGAGCGCAAGCAGGAGCTCATCGGGATCTGGAACGACGCCACGCGCGACGTCGCGATGGACATGGAGAAGGCGTTCCCGAAGGCCAACCCGATCTGGATGATGATCCAGTCGGGCGCCCGCGGCAACCCGCTCCAGCTCCGCCAGATCGCCGGTATGCGCGGCCTGGTGTCCAACCCCAAGGGCGAGACGATCCCGCGGCCGATCAAGTCCTCGTTCCGCGAGGGCCTGTCGGTGGTCGAGTACTTCATCTCGACGCACGGCGCCCGCAAGGGCCTGGCCGACACCGCGCTGCGCACCGCCGACTCGGGTTACCTGACCCGTCGTCTGGTGGACGTCGCGCAGGACGTCATCGTCCGCGAGGAGGACTGCGGCACCGACCGCACGATCCCCTTCGAGGTCGCCGAGCGCGCCCCGGACGGCTCGCTGGTCAAGCTCGCCACGAGCGAGACCAGCCTGGTCGGCCGGACGATCGCCGAGGACGTCGAGGTCGACGGGACGGTCCTGTTCCCGGCCGACACCGACCTGTCCGACACGGTCGTGGAGCGCCTGGTCGCGGCGGGCGTGGAGAAGGTCCGCACCCGCAGCGCCCTGGTCTGCGAGGCCAAGATCGGTGTCTGCGCCGCCTGCTACGGCCGTTCGCTGGCCACCGGCAAGCGCGTGGACGTCGGCGAGGCGGTCGGCATCATCGCCGCCCAGTCGATCGGCGAGCCGGGCACGCAGCTCACGATGCGCACCTTCCACACCGGCGGTGTGGCCGGTGGCGACATCACGCACGGTCTGCCCCGTGTGACCGAGCTGTTCGAGGCCCGGATCCCGAAGGGCGTCGCACCGATCTCCGAGGTCGCCGGCCGCGTCAAGATCGACGAGACCGAGAAGACCCGCAAGATCGTCATCGTTCCGGACGACGGCTCCGAAGAGGTCGCCTACCCGGTGCCGATGCGGTCGCGGCTGGAGGAGGGCGTCCGCGAGGGAGCCCACGTCGACGTCGGCCAGCAGCTCATCCGCGGCGCGCAGAACCCGCACGAGGTGCTCCGGATCCTCGGCCCCCGCGCGGTGCAGCTCCACCTCGTCCAGGAGGTGCAGGAGGTCTACCGCTCGCAGGGCGTGTCGATCCACGACAAGCACATCGAGATCATCGTGCGGCAGATGCTCAAGCGCGTGAACATCCTGGAGTCGGGCGACACCGACCTGCTGCCCGGCGACCTCGTGGAGCGTCCCCTCTTCGAGGAGACCAACCGCGGCGTCGTCGCCGAGGGCGGGGTGCCGGCGGCGGGCCGTCCGGTCCTGATGGGCATCACCAAGGCGTCCCTGGCGACGGAGTCGTGGCTGTCGGCCGCCTCCTTCCAGGAGACGACGCGGGTGCTCACCGAGGCCGCGATGCACGCCAAGAGCGACCCGCTGCTGGGCCTCAAGGAGAACGTCATCATCGGCAAGCTCATCCCGGCCGGTACCGGCATGCCGCAGTACCGCAACGTCCGGGTCGAGCCGACCGAGGAGGCGAAGGCCGCGGTCTACTCCGTCGGGTCCTACGACGACGGCGCCGAGTACGCCTTCGGGCAGGGCTCCGGCGAGGCCGTCCCGCTGGAGGAGTACGACTTCGGTCAGTACAACCGCTAG
- a CDS encoding DUF6194 family protein: MTMDEIIEFVAGLDGVLTVRPAPGDGSPEISWGDTFFYYAPDGVVPRAQPFATIVTKDYPGDDTSGLDRPDAFRVNIAAGEQEFARWTAHDPHPPADDTVTPHPVYGTANWLAVTNPGPNADPAVRDLLRTAHRLARTRRTRRAAL; this comes from the coding sequence ATGACCATGGACGAGATCATCGAGTTCGTCGCCGGCCTCGACGGCGTCCTGACCGTCCGCCCGGCCCCCGGCGACGGTTCCCCCGAGATCAGTTGGGGCGACACGTTCTTCTACTACGCCCCGGACGGCGTCGTCCCGCGCGCCCAGCCATTCGCGACGATCGTCACCAAGGACTATCCGGGCGACGACACGTCGGGCCTGGACCGCCCGGACGCCTTCCGGGTCAACATCGCCGCGGGCGAACAGGAGTTCGCCCGGTGGACGGCCCACGACCCGCACCCACCGGCCGACGACACCGTGACACCCCACCCCGTCTACGGCACCGCCAACTGGCTGGCAGTCACGAACCCCGGCCCGAACGCCGACCCAGCGGTACGCGACCTGCTGCGCACAGCACACCGTCTCGCCCGCACCCGCCGCACCCGCCGCGCCGCCCTGTGA
- the rpsG gene encoding 30S ribosomal protein S7: MPRKGSPGKRPLIADPVYNSPLVTALINKVLLDGKRSIAQGIVYEALEGAREKTGNDPVVTLKRALDNVKPTIEVKSRRVGGATYQVPVEVRPARSTTLALRWLVLYARQRREKTMMERLMNELLDASNGLGASVKKREDTHKMAESNKAFAHYRW, from the coding sequence ATGCCGCGCAAGGGATCACCTGGCAAGCGCCCGCTGATCGCTGACCCGGTGTACAACTCGCCGCTGGTCACCGCGCTGATCAACAAGGTGCTGCTGGACGGCAAGCGGTCCATCGCCCAGGGCATCGTGTACGAGGCCCTGGAGGGCGCTCGCGAGAAGACCGGCAACGACCCGGTCGTCACGCTGAAGCGCGCGCTGGACAACGTCAAGCCGACCATCGAGGTCAAGAGCCGCCGCGTCGGCGGCGCGACCTACCAGGTCCCGGTGGAGGTGCGGCCCGCGCGCAGCACCACGCTGGCCCTGCGCTGGCTGGTGCTCTACGCCCGGCAGCGTCGCGAGAAGACCATGATGGAGCGGCTCATGAACGAGCTGCTCGACGCCAGCAACGGCCTCGGCGCGTCGGTGAAGAAGCGCGAGGACACGCACAAGATGGCGGAGTCGAACAAGGCGTTCGCCCACTACCGCTGGTAA
- the rpsL gene encoding 30S ribosomal protein S12, which yields MPTIQQLVRKGRQDKVTKNKTPALKGSPQRRGVCTRVYTTTPKKPNSALRKVARVRLTSGIEVTAYIPGVGHNLQEHSIVLVRGGRVKDLPGVRYKIIRGSLDTQGVRNRKQARSRYGAKKEKS from the coding sequence GTGCCCACGATCCAGCAGCTGGTCCGAAAGGGCCGCCAGGACAAGGTGACCAAGAACAAGACGCCTGCGCTGAAGGGCAGTCCCCAGCGCCGGGGTGTCTGCACGCGCGTCTACACGACGACGCCCAAGAAGCCGAACTCCGCGCTTCGCAAGGTCGCCCGTGTCCGGCTGACCAGCGGGATCGAGGTCACGGCCTACATCCCCGGCGTCGGGCACAACCTGCAGGAGCACTCGATCGTGCTCGTGCGCGGCGGCCGAGTGAAGGACCTCCCGGGCGTTCGGTACAAGATCATTCGCGGTTCGCTGGACACGCAGGGCGTCCGGAACCGCAAGCAGGCGCGCAGCCGCTACGGCGCCAAGAAGGAGAAGAGCTAA
- the rpsJ gene encoding 30S ribosomal protein S10, with protein MAGQKIRIRLKAYDHEVIDTSAKKIVETVTRTGAKVAGPVPLPTEKNVYCVIRSPHKYKDSREHFEMRTHKRLIDIIDPTPKTVDSLMRLDLPAGVDIEIKL; from the coding sequence ATGGCGGGACAGAAGATCCGCATCCGGCTCAAGGCCTACGACCACGAGGTCATCGACACCTCCGCGAAGAAGATCGTTGAGACGGTGACGCGGACGGGCGCCAAGGTCGCGGGCCCGGTGCCGCTGCCGACCGAGAAGAACGTGTACTGCGTCATCCGCTCGCCGCACAAGTACAAGGACTCGCGCGAGCACTTCGAGATGCGCACGCACAAGCGGTTGATCGACATCATCGACCCGACGCCCAAGACGGTCGATTCGCTGATGCGTCTCGACCTTCCGGCCGGCGTTGACATCGAGATCAAGCTCTAA
- the fusA gene encoding elongation factor G, with protein sequence MATKTGVDLAKVRNIGIMAHIDAGKTTTTERILYYTGMSYKIGEVHDGAATTDWMEQEQERGITITSAAVTCKWPVEAVEHTINIIDTPGHVDFTVEVERSLRVLDGAVAVFDGVAGVEPQSETVWRQADRYEVPRICFVNKLDRTGADFMRCVDMIRTRLYATPLVMQLPIGAESDFQGVIDLVSMKALVWNAEAKLGEMYDKVDIPADYADQAAEWRDKLIETLGENDDEVMEAYLEGAELSEEQIHVAVRRATLAASLTPVFCGTAFKNKGVQPLLDAIVRYLPSPLDVEAIVGHAVRDEEQAISRKPSEDEPFSALAFKIASDPHLGKLTFIRVYSGVLEAGTSVLNSIKERKERIGKIYRMHANKREEITHVGAGDIVAVMGLKQTTTGETLCDEKDPIVLESMNFPAPVIDVAIEPKTKADQQKLGTAIQRLAEEDPSFRVATDEETGQTVISGMGELHLEILVDRMKREFKVDANVGRPQVAYRESITKKVEKVEYTHKKQTGGSGQFGRVIINLEPLGGGSDAYEFENKVTGGRIPREYIPSVDAGCQEAAQFGVLAGYPLVGVKVTLLDGAYHEVDSSEMAFKVAGSMAFKEAARRAAPALLEPMMAVEVTTPEDNMGDVIGDLNSRRGQVQSMDELHGMRIVKALVPLSEMFGYVGDLRSKTQGRAVFTMQFDSYAEVPGNVAQEIIAKARGE encoded by the coding sequence GTGGCTACCAAAACCGGTGTGGACCTGGCCAAGGTCCGCAACATCGGGATCATGGCCCATATCGACGCGGGCAAGACCACGACGACTGAGCGCATCCTGTACTACACCGGGATGAGCTACAAGATCGGCGAGGTGCACGACGGTGCGGCCACGACCGACTGGATGGAGCAGGAGCAGGAGCGGGGGATCACCATCACCTCCGCCGCCGTCACCTGCAAGTGGCCCGTCGAGGCCGTCGAGCACACCATCAACATCATCGACACCCCGGGCCACGTCGACTTCACCGTCGAGGTGGAGCGCTCGCTGCGCGTCCTGGACGGTGCCGTCGCGGTGTTCGACGGTGTGGCCGGCGTCGAGCCGCAGTCCGAGACCGTGTGGCGCCAGGCCGACCGCTACGAAGTCCCGCGTATCTGCTTCGTGAACAAGCTGGACCGGACCGGCGCCGACTTCATGCGCTGCGTCGACATGATCCGCACGCGGCTCTACGCCACGCCGCTGGTCATGCAGCTCCCGATCGGGGCCGAGTCGGACTTCCAGGGCGTCATCGACCTCGTGTCGATGAAGGCGCTCGTGTGGAACGCCGAGGCGAAGCTCGGCGAGATGTACGACAAGGTCGACATCCCCGCCGACTACGCCGACCAGGCCGCCGAGTGGCGCGACAAGCTGATCGAGACCCTCGGCGAGAACGACGACGAGGTCATGGAGGCCTACCTGGAGGGCGCCGAGCTCTCCGAGGAGCAGATCCACGTCGCCGTCCGCCGCGCGACCCTCGCCGCGAGCCTCACCCCGGTGTTCTGCGGCACCGCGTTCAAGAACAAGGGCGTGCAGCCCCTGCTGGACGCGATCGTCCGCTACCTGCCGTCGCCGCTGGACGTCGAGGCCATCGTCGGCCACGCCGTCCGCGACGAGGAGCAGGCGATCTCGCGCAAGCCGAGCGAGGACGAGCCGTTCTCCGCGCTGGCGTTCAAGATCGCGAGCGACCCGCACCTGGGCAAGCTCACGTTCATCCGCGTCTACTCCGGCGTCCTGGAGGCCGGCACCTCGGTGCTGAACTCCATCAAGGAGCGCAAGGAGCGGATCGGCAAGATCTACCGGATGCACGCCAACAAGCGCGAGGAGATCACGCACGTCGGCGCCGGTGACATCGTCGCGGTGATGGGCCTCAAGCAGACCACCACCGGTGAGACGCTGTGCGACGAGAAGGACCCCATCGTCCTCGAGTCGATGAACTTCCCGGCGCCGGTGATCGACGTCGCGATCGAGCCGAAGACCAAGGCCGACCAGCAGAAGCTCGGCACCGCGATCCAGCGGCTGGCCGAAGAGGACCCGTCCTTCCGGGTCGCCACGGACGAGGAGACCGGTCAGACGGTCATCTCGGGCATGGGCGAGCTCCACCTGGAGATCCTCGTCGACCGGATGAAGCGCGAGTTCAAGGTCGACGCGAACGTGGGTCGCCCGCAGGTGGCCTACCGCGAGTCGATCACGAAGAAGGTCGAGAAGGTCGAGTACACCCACAAGAAGCAGACGGGTGGCTCGGGCCAGTTCGGCCGCGTGATCATCAACCTCGAGCCGCTCGGCGGCGGGTCCGACGCCTACGAGTTCGAGAACAAGGTGACCGGTGGCCGCATCCCCCGGGAGTACATCCCGTCGGTGGACGCGGGCTGCCAGGAGGCCGCGCAGTTCGGCGTCCTCGCCGGCTACCCGCTGGTCGGCGTCAAGGTCACCCTGCTGGACGGCGCCTACCACGAGGTCGACTCGTCGGAAATGGCGTTCAAGGTCGCCGGATCCATGGCGTTCAAGGAGGCTGCCCGCCGGGCCGCCCCCGCGCTGCTGGAGCCGATGATGGCCGTCGAGGTCACGACGCCCGAGGACAACATGGGCGACGTGATCGGCGACCTCAACAGCCGGCGCGGTCAGGTTCAGTCCATGGACGAGCTGCACGGAATGCGCATCGTCAAGGCACTGGTGCCCCTGTCCGAGATGTTCGGCTACGTGGGTGATCTGCGCAGCAAGACCCAGGGCCGGGCTGTGTTCACCATGCAGTTCGACTCCTATGCGGAGGTTCCGGGGAACGTCGCGCAGGAGATCATCGCCAAGGCGCGGGGCGAGTAG
- the tuf gene encoding elongation factor Tu: protein MAKAKFERTKPHVNIGTIGHIDHGKTTLTAAITKVLHDAHPDINPFTPFEDIDKAPEERERGITISIAHVEYQTESRHYAHVDCPGHADYIKNMITGAAQMDGAILVVAATDGPMPQTKEHVLLARQVGVPYIVVALNKCDMVDDEEILELVELEVRELLSEYEFPGDDVPVVRVSAFQALQGDEKWGQSILELMAAVDENVPEPVRDTDKPFLMPIEDVFSITGRGTVVTGRIERGVVNVNEEVEIIGIKDTAAKTTVTGVEMFRKLLDQGQAGDNVGLLLRGIKREDVERGQCVIKPGTNTPHTSFEAQVYILSKDEGGRHTPFFNNYRPQFYFRTTDVTGVVNLPEGVEMVMPGDNTEMNVELIQPVAMEEGLKFAIREGGRTVGAGRVTKINK from the coding sequence GTGGCGAAGGCCAAGTTCGAGCGGACCAAGCCGCACGTGAACATCGGCACCATCGGTCACATCGACCACGGTAAGACCACTCTTACCGCGGCGATCACCAAGGTGCTGCACGACGCGCACCCCGACATCAACCCCTTCACGCCGTTCGAGGACATCGACAAGGCGCCGGAGGAGCGCGAGCGCGGTATCACGATCTCGATCGCGCACGTCGAGTACCAGACCGAGTCGCGTCACTACGCTCACGTCGACTGCCCGGGTCACGCCGACTACATCAAGAACATGATCACCGGTGCGGCGCAGATGGACGGCGCCATCCTGGTGGTCGCGGCGACCGACGGCCCGATGCCGCAGACGAAGGAGCACGTGCTGCTCGCTCGCCAGGTCGGCGTCCCCTACATCGTCGTCGCGCTGAACAAGTGCGACATGGTGGACGACGAGGAGATCCTGGAGCTCGTCGAGCTCGAGGTCCGCGAGCTGCTCTCGGAGTACGAGTTCCCGGGCGACGACGTGCCGGTCGTGCGCGTCTCGGCGTTCCAGGCGCTCCAGGGCGACGAGAAGTGGGGCCAGTCGATCCTCGAGCTGATGGCCGCGGTGGACGAGAACGTCCCCGAGCCCGTCCGCGACACCGACAAGCCGTTCCTGATGCCGATCGAGGACGTCTTCTCGATCACCGGCCGCGGCACCGTCGTGACCGGCCGCATCGAGCGCGGCGTGGTCAACGTCAACGAGGAAGTCGAGATCATCGGCATCAAGGACACCGCGGCCAAGACCACGGTCACCGGTGTCGAGATGTTCCGCAAGCTGCTCGACCAGGGCCAGGCCGGTGACAACGTCGGCCTGCTGCTGCGCGGCATCAAGCGCGAGGACGTCGAGCGCGGCCAGTGCGTCATCAAGCCGGGCACGAACACCCCGCACACCTCGTTCGAGGCGCAGGTCTACATCCTGTCCAAGGACGAGGGCGGGCGCCACACGCCGTTCTTCAACAACTACCGTCCGCAGTTCTACTTCCGGACGACGGACGTCACCGGCGTGGTGAACCTTCCCGAGGGCGTCGAGATGGTCATGCCGGGCGACAACACCGAGATGAACGTCGAGCTCATCCAGCCCGTCGCCATGGAAGAGGGCCTGAAGTTCGCCATCCGTGAGGGTGGCCGGACGGTCGGCGCGGGCCGCGTCACCAAGATCAACAAGTAA